One window of Akkermansia biwaensis genomic DNA carries:
- a CDS encoding phosphate acyltransferase, whose amino-acid sequence MSDWQGFSPLNDFTGPLLDNLKRHPKRIVFPEGEDVRVLRVSERFVSEQAGVPILLGRKEIIRRMAEMNGISLKFVRIIEPEKSSDLQMFCDRYERAEQMFGNGLPMNTREIVSEPVHFAAMMVLYGQADAIVAGNMKRVASVFRAVNKYRQDPVPTKPLFAISIVMVPEFAKKFGGRGIYFLADTGVTADPTVENMAYFAVETAKMARHMLGKSVRVAMLSASTDGSVPELAADRTRAATALARSVVEKECLDNEITVEGEIQIDAALSPDSYSVRVHRTSLLQPSDVWVFPTLDAADISKKLICMMPSVCNYGLILGGLLFPIAQLPRLTDEDRMFGTALVVGNEAIKFHLLYPQGVAPLY is encoded by the coding sequence ATGAGTGATTGGCAAGGTTTTTCTCCGTTGAATGACTTCACTGGGCCGCTGCTGGACAACCTGAAGCGGCACCCCAAGCGCATCGTTTTCCCGGAAGGGGAGGATGTGCGCGTGTTGCGCGTTTCCGAACGTTTTGTGAGCGAACAGGCCGGCGTTCCCATTCTGCTGGGCCGGAAGGAAATCATCCGGCGCATGGCGGAAATGAATGGCATTTCCCTGAAATTCGTGCGCATCATTGAACCGGAAAAAAGCTCTGACCTTCAAATGTTCTGCGACCGTTATGAACGGGCGGAACAGATGTTCGGGAACGGCCTGCCGATGAACACCCGTGAAATCGTTTCCGAACCGGTGCACTTTGCCGCCATGATGGTGCTTTACGGCCAGGCGGACGCCATTGTGGCCGGGAACATGAAAAGGGTGGCTTCCGTATTCCGCGCCGTGAACAAATATCGGCAGGACCCCGTGCCCACGAAGCCCCTGTTTGCCATCTCCATCGTCATGGTTCCGGAATTTGCCAAAAAATTCGGAGGCCGCGGCATCTACTTCCTGGCGGATACGGGCGTGACCGCCGATCCCACAGTGGAGAACATGGCCTACTTTGCCGTGGAAACGGCCAAAATGGCCCGGCACATGCTGGGCAAAAGCGTCCGCGTGGCCATGCTCAGCGCCTCCACGGACGGTTCCGTTCCGGAACTGGCTGCGGACCGTACCCGCGCCGCCACGGCCCTGGCCCGGAGCGTCGTGGAAAAGGAATGCCTGGACAACGAAATCACCGTGGAAGGTGAAATCCAGATTGACGCGGCCCTGTCCCCGGACTCCTACAGCGTGCGCGTGCACCGCACCTCCCTGCTCCAGCCCAGTGATGTATGGGTGTTCCCCACGCTGGATGCGGCGGATATCTCCAAAAAACTGATTTGCATGATGCCCTCCGTATGCAACTATGGCCTGATTCTGGGGGGGCTTCTTTTCCCGATCGCCCAGCTTCCGCGCTTGACGGATGAGGACAGGATGTTCGGCACCGCGCTGGTGGTAGGCAATGAAGCCATCAAATTCCACCTGCTGTATCCGCAGGGCGTGGCTCCCCTTTATTGA
- a CDS encoding histidinol-phosphatase, translating into MLAWGSLFMYCDYHTHTPLCLHASGTPQEYVQSAVRAGLREYGISDHAPMQEEPFDDWRMKQADMGAYLDWIREATELAAPHGLTVKAGLECDWFPGIEPWTDHLRGLYEWDYLIGSVHYLGEKEEFDNPYKMDFWNTTDVEDAWEQYWKRFRDMAASGLFHILGHADLIKKFGFRPGGDLRRYYEPALEAISRSGACLEINTAGWYNKCAEQYPDELFLRLAAEMDIPLTISSDAHAPENVGRDFDRAAELASRAGFRQLASFTAGKMRLFPLTGI; encoded by the coding sequence ATGCTAGCATGGGGCTCCCTCTTCATGTATTGCGATTACCATACACATACGCCCCTGTGCCTGCATGCCTCCGGTACGCCACAGGAATATGTGCAGTCAGCCGTTCGCGCCGGACTGCGGGAATACGGCATTTCCGACCACGCTCCCATGCAGGAGGAGCCGTTTGACGACTGGCGCATGAAGCAGGCGGACATGGGAGCCTACCTGGACTGGATCAGAGAGGCCACGGAACTTGCCGCTCCGCACGGACTGACGGTAAAGGCCGGACTGGAATGCGACTGGTTTCCGGGTATTGAACCCTGGACGGACCACCTTCGGGGCCTGTATGAATGGGATTATCTGATCGGTTCCGTCCACTACCTGGGGGAAAAGGAGGAATTTGACAACCCCTACAAAATGGATTTCTGGAACACGACGGACGTGGAGGACGCCTGGGAACAATACTGGAAACGCTTCCGGGACATGGCCGCCTCCGGCCTATTCCACATCTTGGGCCATGCGGACCTGATCAAGAAGTTCGGCTTCCGGCCCGGCGGGGATCTGCGCCGCTATTATGAACCGGCCCTGGAAGCCATAAGCCGGTCCGGGGCCTGTCTGGAGATCAATACTGCCGGATGGTACAACAAGTGCGCAGAACAGTACCCGGACGAACTTTTCCTGCGGCTGGCCGCAGAGATGGATATTCCCCTGACCATCAGTTCGGATGCCCACGCTCCGGAAAACGTCGGCCGGGATTTTGACCGGGCCGCAGAACTGGCGAGCCGGGCCGGGTTCAGGCAGTTGGCCTCCTTTACTGCCGGAAAAATGCGGTTATTCCCCCTGACCGGAATTTGA
- a CDS encoding MBOAT family O-acyltransferase: MLFISLEFVYFLIIVFLLYYIPVPGRWGKAYQVTLLLIASAVFYGWEDVRLLSILLVSCIGNTVCSLFILRHRERGDDAKIRGWVRNAVILNLLLLGSFKYAGFFADIIPGLPFSWTEWLKSIPLPIGISFYTFHGISMIIDVSKGNVRSVDSREIQINSTPLGFVKATRDVGFYMLFFPQLIAGPIVRARQFWPQIESKKFRDIQWGTAFKFLTLGYFLKMVVADNLAEYTPYLKSLELVGSMGGKELLTLMFGYSFQIFSDFGGYSMIAIGLAVLFGYRLPDNFNFPYISTSITEFWQRWNMTLSHWLRDYLYIPLGGNRKGQVRTYINLFIVMFLGGLWHGAEWKFALWGTCHGCFLALERFLWRGRSSTHSFVKCLGGVYCFLTVSFLWMTFLMPDMETLSLFFQRLAVWDKPVSNIVAYAVILYGIPVILFHLAGWIREHRISWNARWHGGVLEGALYGLMIFMIFNNSGPAEGFIYFQF, encoded by the coding sequence ATGTTGTTCATCTCTCTCGAATTTGTTTATTTTTTAATCATTGTTTTCCTCTTATATTATATTCCCGTTCCTGGCAGATGGGGAAAAGCGTACCAGGTGACTTTGCTGTTGATAGCCAGTGCCGTGTTTTACGGGTGGGAAGACGTGCGCCTTTTAAGCATCCTTCTGGTTTCCTGCATTGGGAATACGGTTTGCAGCCTGTTTATTTTGCGCCACAGAGAAAGGGGAGATGATGCCAAAATTCGGGGATGGGTGCGGAATGCCGTGATTTTGAATCTTCTTCTTTTGGGATCATTCAAATATGCCGGGTTCTTTGCTGATATCATTCCGGGGCTGCCGTTTTCATGGACGGAATGGCTGAAATCCATTCCATTGCCTATAGGTATCTCTTTTTACACATTTCATGGCATTAGCATGATTATTGATGTGTCCAAAGGAAATGTGCGTTCCGTGGATTCCCGTGAAATTCAGATCAATTCCACTCCTCTCGGTTTTGTCAAGGCAACCAGGGATGTAGGATTTTACATGCTGTTTTTCCCTCAGTTGATTGCAGGGCCTATTGTGCGTGCCCGTCAATTCTGGCCTCAGATAGAATCCAAAAAGTTTAGGGATATTCAGTGGGGCACTGCCTTTAAATTCTTGACGCTTGGGTATTTCCTGAAAATGGTAGTAGCGGACAATTTGGCTGAATATACGCCTTATCTGAAAAGTCTTGAATTGGTGGGAAGCATGGGAGGCAAAGAATTGCTGACGCTCATGTTTGGCTATTCATTCCAGATCTTTTCTGACTTTGGAGGTTATTCCATGATCGCCATCGGATTGGCGGTTTTGTTCGGCTACCGCCTGCCGGACAACTTCAATTTCCCTTATATCAGCACCAGCATCACGGAGTTTTGGCAAAGATGGAACATGACGCTTTCCCACTGGTTGCGAGACTATCTCTACATACCTTTGGGCGGTAACCGGAAAGGACAGGTAAGAACTTATATCAATCTTTTCATTGTCATGTTTCTTGGTGGTTTGTGGCACGGAGCGGAATGGAAATTCGCGTTGTGGGGGACTTGCCACGGCTGTTTTCTGGCGCTGGAACGTTTTCTATGGAGGGGGCGCAGCTCCACCCACTCTTTTGTCAAATGTCTTGGGGGAGTCTATTGTTTTCTTACAGTAAGTTTTTTATGGATGACTTTTTTAATGCCCGACATGGAAACTCTCTCGCTGTTTTTCCAAAGGCTTGCGGTGTGGGATAAACCTGTGTCCAATATCGTTGCTTATGCAGTGATATTATATGGTATCCCCGTCATCCTGTTCCACCTGGCTGGATGGATCAGGGAGCATCGGATTTCTTGGAATGCCCGGTGGCATGGGGGCGTGCTGGAAGGGGCCCTGTATGGCTTGATGATCTTTATGATTTTTAATAACTCTGGTCCTGCGGAAGGATTTATCTATTTCCAATTTTAA
- a CDS encoding MFS transporter has translation MTHFLHYLNRFTKTWCAALAGMMLMAVPAAHASFSVDVHPSGSIPDLPDPAGRAGMIAGTVAEKDGSQSIIAAGGANFPHAAPGAATPEERGPKAYHRDIFKLSNGQWNKVGNLPVPLGYAACASVGKGVVLAGGHNEEGIRQDTLLIRADGSVEKLPPLPRPVTEAAFVGSGDKLYVIGGRDRDEPETALNTVYVLDTSPETASMEWKTLPPFQGPGRILATAAFSDSTLFLVGGCSLSKNAAGETQRTYLSDLIDYDLGSTNPAEWGKTKKERTGPGTPVAAAAGPAPVKENTIILIGGDKRGNSPAPSSPVVQSRDILAYDIVKDEWSRLGEWPAGIATAPAVTRGNEIVTISGETAPGERTPVNASATAGYHFEMSTVDYAVLILTIIVLAIIIISAVRNGVRNVSAVTDPNTRPGLWAWVAVIVLWFVVMLNYFDRQLLSALHEPIVRDIPQTEAQFGMVTSVFLLIYALLSPVGGFLADRYSRRLMILCSLVVWSVVTWWTGHAEDYTSLLIARGAMGISEAFYIPAALALITDYHRGSTRSIATGLHMSGIYVGMAIAGFGATMASWTGWRMTFALFGLIGVAYAIVLILFLKDPGKAPADTALARKKDKPGEETVLINVDNDEQAVKVPAAKLSTGAVLSSLLSGRPMWMLLCVVAFAGAGNWFLLTWYPTLLHDQYHLSSAEAGPAATLWSSIAKYIAVLGGAILADMWYKRNTRARALVPGIAFSVSGPLVVLALLPGIFGWDIAVPLVLMLGLVATQGLAQGSLDATLMPVLRSHIDERYSATGYGLLNLTSAGVGALISFFGGWFKDQGIPLTTTLAAAGCLMLFCGLLLLMLPRPRH, from the coding sequence ATGACGCACTTCTTACATTACCTGAACCGGTTCACCAAAACATGGTGCGCTGCCCTCGCCGGCATGATGCTGATGGCGGTCCCGGCCGCCCACGCATCCTTTTCCGTGGACGTCCATCCCTCCGGCAGCATTCCGGACCTGCCCGATCCCGCGGGACGCGCTGGAATGATTGCCGGAACCGTGGCGGAAAAAGACGGCTCCCAGTCCATTATCGCCGCGGGAGGGGCCAATTTTCCCCATGCCGCCCCCGGGGCCGCCACCCCGGAGGAACGCGGCCCGAAGGCGTACCACCGGGACATTTTTAAACTCTCTAACGGGCAATGGAATAAAGTCGGCAATCTGCCCGTTCCGCTGGGCTACGCGGCATGCGCCAGTGTCGGCAAGGGCGTGGTGCTGGCCGGAGGCCACAATGAAGAGGGCATTCGGCAGGACACCCTGCTGATCAGGGCGGACGGGTCCGTGGAAAAGCTCCCACCCCTTCCCCGGCCCGTGACGGAAGCCGCCTTCGTCGGTTCGGGAGACAAGCTCTACGTTATCGGGGGACGGGACCGGGACGAACCGGAAACGGCCCTGAATACCGTGTACGTGCTGGACACATCTCCTGAAACGGCCAGCATGGAATGGAAGACCCTGCCCCCATTCCAAGGTCCGGGGCGCATTCTTGCCACCGCCGCCTTTTCCGACAGCACCCTTTTCCTGGTGGGAGGATGTTCCCTTTCCAAAAATGCCGCAGGGGAAACGCAAAGAACCTACCTTTCCGACCTGATCGACTACGACCTGGGCTCTACGAACCCCGCCGAGTGGGGAAAGACGAAGAAGGAGCGCACCGGCCCCGGAACTCCCGTGGCGGCAGCGGCAGGCCCCGCCCCCGTCAAGGAAAACACCATCATCCTGATTGGAGGCGACAAGCGCGGCAATTCGCCGGCCCCCTCCAGCCCCGTCGTGCAGTCCAGGGACATCCTGGCCTACGACATCGTGAAGGATGAATGGAGTCGCCTGGGAGAATGGCCCGCAGGCATCGCCACGGCGCCTGCCGTCACCAGGGGCAATGAGATCGTCACCATTAGCGGAGAAACCGCTCCCGGGGAGCGCACCCCCGTGAACGCCTCCGCAACGGCGGGATACCATTTTGAAATGAGCACGGTGGACTATGCCGTTCTCATCCTCACGATCATCGTGCTGGCCATCATCATCATTTCCGCCGTGCGCAACGGCGTCAGGAACGTCTCCGCCGTTACGGACCCGAACACCAGGCCCGGCCTGTGGGCTTGGGTGGCCGTCATCGTGCTGTGGTTCGTCGTGATGCTGAACTATTTTGACCGCCAGCTTCTTTCCGCCCTGCATGAGCCCATCGTGCGGGACATCCCCCAGACGGAAGCCCAGTTCGGCATGGTTACCTCCGTCTTCCTGCTGATTTACGCGCTGCTCAGCCCGGTGGGGGGCTTCCTGGCGGACCGCTACAGCCGCCGCCTGATGATTCTCTGCTCCCTGGTCGTCTGGTCCGTGGTCACCTGGTGGACCGGGCACGCGGAGGATTACACCTCCCTGCTCATCGCCCGCGGGGCCATGGGCATCAGCGAAGCCTTCTACATTCCCGCCGCCCTGGCCCTGATCACGGACTACCACCGGGGCAGTACGCGCTCCATCGCCACGGGCCTGCACATGAGCGGGATCTACGTGGGCATGGCCATCGCCGGGTTCGGCGCCACCATGGCTTCCTGGACGGGCTGGCGCATGACCTTCGCCCTGTTCGGTTTGATCGGCGTAGCTTACGCCATCGTCCTGATCCTGTTCCTGAAAGATCCCGGAAAGGCCCCCGCAGACACGGCCCTTGCCCGGAAGAAGGACAAGCCGGGGGAAGAAACCGTGCTGATCAACGTGGACAACGACGAACAGGCTGTTAAGGTTCCCGCGGCCAAGCTTTCCACAGGGGCCGTCCTTTCCAGCCTGCTGAGCGGCCGCCCCATGTGGATGCTGCTTTGCGTGGTGGCTTTTGCGGGCGCAGGCAACTGGTTCCTGCTGACGTGGTACCCCACCCTGCTGCATGACCAGTACCACCTTTCCTCCGCGGAGGCCGGCCCCGCCGCCACACTGTGGAGCTCCATTGCCAAATACATCGCGGTGCTGGGGGGCGCGATCCTGGCGGACATGTGGTACAAGCGCAACACCCGCGCCCGCGCGCTGGTACCGGGTATCGCCTTCAGCGTATCCGGCCCGCTGGTCGTCCTGGCGCTGCTGCCCGGCATCTTCGGCTGGGACATTGCGGTTCCGCTGGTGCTCATGCTCGGACTGGTGGCCACGCAGGGACTGGCGCAAGGATCGCTGGACGCCACCCTCATGCCTGTGCTACGCTCCCATATTGACGAGCGTTACTCCGCCACCGGCTACGGTCTGCTTAACCTCACCTCCGCCGGGGTGGGCGCGCTCATCTCCTTCTTCGGCGGCTGGTTCAAGGACCAGGGCATTCCCCTGACCACCACGCTGGCCGCTGCTGGATGCCTCATGCTGTTCTGCGGGCTTCTGCTCCTGATGCTGCCGAGGCCCCGGCACTGA
- a CDS encoding SHD1 domain-containing protein, which translates to MKIPARNHLAAGALCFLSLLSPAEGRTWTNTQGKTLEAEFVKLDGQKAVLTRAGGQTVTIPLNQLSKADQDFIAGQGTAAAPANPADNYKQPWPRTVKCPDNFKVETIKEEKGEYIYETPHFRFICDAKLGAGMIKRLGLLFEATHLANKTLPIGNIPPHDDSAKFPAYLYEKFSTYQENGGLEGTAGIFLGTTRPGDRGRILVPFQSLGVKSMGSTYIIDRDKDATTLIHELTHQLMSPQAKQASWFCEGSAEYVAMTPYAGGRFNFGSNRSHIVSRVTEYGKKNTGGRALGDDFEAPGLEAFMNMPYTQFTNENANLHYGLAALMAYYFYHMDGKGDAQRIKNYMKAIQSGTSEKEAQKLLLDGRTYEELAKEIEQKWRKAGVKIRFRASS; encoded by the coding sequence ATGAAGATACCTGCACGCAACCACCTGGCCGCGGGAGCCCTGTGCTTCCTGTCCCTGCTTTCTCCGGCAGAGGGCCGCACCTGGACCAACACCCAGGGAAAAACCCTGGAGGCCGAATTCGTCAAACTGGACGGCCAAAAAGCGGTGCTGACCCGCGCCGGAGGTCAGACGGTCACCATTCCCCTGAACCAGCTTTCCAAGGCGGACCAGGATTTCATTGCAGGACAGGGAACGGCAGCGGCTCCCGCCAACCCGGCGGACAATTACAAGCAGCCCTGGCCCAGAACCGTCAAATGCCCGGACAATTTCAAGGTGGAAACCATCAAGGAGGAAAAGGGGGAATACATTTACGAGACGCCCCATTTCCGCTTTATTTGCGACGCCAAGCTGGGCGCCGGCATGATCAAGCGCCTGGGCCTCCTGTTTGAAGCCACCCATCTGGCTAACAAGACATTGCCCATCGGCAACATTCCGCCCCATGACGATTCCGCCAAATTCCCGGCCTACCTGTATGAAAAGTTCAGCACCTACCAGGAAAACGGGGGACTGGAAGGAACGGCGGGCATTTTCCTGGGAACCACGCGGCCCGGGGACCGGGGCAGAATTCTGGTGCCTTTCCAGTCGCTGGGCGTCAAGTCCATGGGGAGCACGTACATCATTGACCGGGACAAGGATGCCACCACCCTCATTCACGAACTGACGCACCAGCTCATGTCCCCGCAGGCCAAGCAAGCCAGCTGGTTCTGCGAGGGCTCCGCGGAATACGTGGCCATGACTCCTTATGCCGGGGGCCGCTTCAACTTCGGCTCCAACCGCTCCCACATCGTTTCCCGCGTTACGGAGTACGGCAAGAAAAACACGGGGGGCCGCGCCCTGGGGGACGATTTTGAGGCTCCCGGCCTGGAGGCCTTCATGAACATGCCCTACACCCAGTTCACGAATGAAAACGCCAATCTTCACTACGGCCTGGCCGCGCTGATGGCCTACTACTTCTACCACATGGACGGAAAAGGGGATGCCCAGCGCATCAAGAATTACATGAAGGCCATTCAGTCCGGCACCAGTGAAAAGGAAGCGCAAAAGCTCCTTCTGGACGGCAGGACCTATGAGGAACTGGCCAAGGAGATCGAGCAGAAATGGCGCAAGGCTGGCGTCAAGATCCGCTTCCGTGCCTCTTCCTGA
- the mfd gene encoding transcription-repair coupling factor, which translates to MAEDASISSLLDRVARTAPFRRELAKLGTEEQAVFDHTALPGVPFVAALCINSVPETCRTWVVTPHLRAQESVASQLETWGVHNILFVPEKEVALGEEVGDPELTAERLNVLHRIASGQIGRLTVVLTENSLNDEVPSTRGMKNQGMILKAGETRPPDELEKLFTEAGFEGVPQVISRGQWSRRGGILDVFPLQSANPVRLEFFDDEIESIREFDVDTQVSFRKVEHVNLVLQEAASVETLRDWIRPGDLVITTPFCKERGHVCILAAPPEDAEGEEDFSLAIHDNPLGSFDAGDFVMQEMRRELAERQIREWLDRKWNVSMFFPNQAEEERFKDICAGTPALLSITCLRGDLPGGFSIPEAKTAVLSSSELFGRYQSATARRRASREDKARKARAQASLKDINPGDLVVHTSYGIGKFINISTSPDSGDEEMNILYRDNTILHVPLSQAHLVSRYIGLGSRTPELNKLGDSKWQRAKKSAERSVADYAAQLLNVQAERQTGKGYSHPPDSKWMWEFESSFPFRETPDQLRAIAQTKADMESSRPMDRLICGDVGFGKTEVAIRAAFKCVTGGRQAAVLVPTTVLAEQHFRTFKSRMSEYPVRIEMLSRLNSAAEVKSTLEGLKNGSVDIVIGTHRLISEDVSIKNLGLVVIDEEQRFGVKHKEKFKERFKGIDVLTLSATPIPRTLYIALMGARDMSSIDTPPVNRQPVQTSVCPYDERIMKKAMERELERGGQIFLLHNRVKTIELFRDRIQALVPKARIVIGHGQMPKDELEKVMSSFVRGEADILLATTIIESGIDIPNANTIIIDRADRFGLADLYQLRGRVGRSGHRAYAYLMLPRTSSTTEDARKRVSAIKQYTELGSGFKIAMRDLEIRGAGNLLGTQQSGHIAAIGFDLYCQLLQQSISHMQGKHSAPRADAALRADFIVNSETQFAAKSRKEYLGAFIPRDYISDAPLRIAAYKDLAGARTIKETDALLRTWEDRFGPAPETVHHLLAAHKIKILATMANISMVEVSGQRLMLTRNGDFILLSNKFPRLAGITPAEKLQETLEMLKKI; encoded by the coding sequence ATGGCAGAAGACGCTTCCATATCCTCCCTGCTGGACCGGGTGGCCCGCACCGCCCCCTTCCGCAGGGAACTGGCGAAGCTGGGCACGGAGGAACAGGCCGTTTTCGACCACACCGCGTTGCCCGGCGTACCGTTTGTGGCGGCCCTGTGCATCAACAGCGTTCCGGAAACGTGCCGCACCTGGGTGGTGACTCCCCATCTGCGAGCCCAGGAATCCGTAGCCTCCCAGCTGGAGACATGGGGCGTGCACAACATCCTGTTCGTCCCGGAAAAGGAAGTGGCGCTGGGCGAAGAAGTGGGAGACCCGGAACTCACCGCGGAACGGCTGAACGTGCTGCACCGCATTGCCTCCGGACAGATAGGCAGGCTGACCGTCGTTCTGACGGAAAATTCCCTGAATGACGAGGTTCCCTCCACCAGGGGCATGAAGAACCAGGGCATGATCCTGAAGGCGGGGGAAACGCGGCCGCCGGACGAACTGGAAAAGTTGTTCACGGAAGCCGGATTCGAGGGCGTTCCTCAGGTCATTTCCCGCGGGCAGTGGTCCCGCCGCGGCGGCATTCTGGACGTTTTCCCCCTGCAATCCGCCAATCCCGTACGTCTGGAATTCTTTGACGATGAAATCGAATCCATCCGGGAATTCGACGTGGATACCCAGGTCTCCTTCCGGAAGGTGGAGCACGTCAACCTCGTCCTGCAGGAGGCGGCATCCGTGGAAACCCTGCGCGACTGGATCAGGCCGGGAGACCTGGTCATCACCACCCCCTTCTGCAAGGAACGCGGGCACGTGTGCATCCTGGCCGCCCCTCCGGAAGATGCGGAGGGAGAGGAGGATTTTTCCCTGGCCATCCATGACAATCCCCTGGGCAGCTTTGACGCGGGCGACTTCGTGATGCAGGAAATGCGCCGCGAACTGGCCGAACGCCAGATACGGGAATGGCTGGACCGGAAATGGAACGTCAGCATGTTTTTCCCGAACCAGGCGGAAGAAGAGCGGTTCAAGGACATTTGCGCCGGCACCCCGGCCCTGCTCTCCATCACCTGCCTGCGGGGGGACCTGCCCGGCGGTTTCAGCATTCCCGAAGCGAAGACGGCAGTCCTCTCCTCCTCCGAGCTGTTCGGCAGGTACCAGTCCGCCACGGCGCGGCGGCGCGCCAGCCGGGAAGACAAGGCGCGCAAGGCACGCGCCCAAGCCTCCCTGAAAGACATCAATCCGGGGGACCTGGTGGTCCACACCAGCTACGGCATCGGGAAGTTCATCAACATCTCCACCTCTCCGGATTCCGGAGACGAGGAAATGAACATCCTCTACCGGGACAACACCATCCTGCACGTCCCCCTCAGCCAGGCGCACCTGGTTTCCCGCTACATCGGCCTGGGCAGCAGGACGCCGGAACTCAACAAACTGGGGGATTCCAAATGGCAGCGCGCCAAAAAATCCGCGGAACGCTCCGTGGCGGACTACGCCGCCCAGCTCTTGAACGTGCAGGCGGAACGCCAGACGGGCAAAGGCTACAGCCACCCGCCGGACAGCAAATGGATGTGGGAGTTTGAAAGCTCCTTCCCGTTCCGTGAAACGCCCGACCAGCTCCGTGCCATCGCCCAGACGAAGGCGGACATGGAATCCTCCCGGCCCATGGACCGCCTGATCTGCGGAGACGTGGGCTTCGGCAAGACGGAGGTAGCCATCCGCGCCGCATTCAAATGCGTGACCGGCGGCCGCCAGGCGGCCGTGCTGGTGCCCACTACCGTACTGGCGGAGCAGCACTTCCGCACCTTCAAGTCACGCATGAGCGAATATCCCGTGCGTATTGAAATGCTGAGCCGCCTCAACAGCGCGGCGGAAGTCAAATCCACGCTGGAAGGGTTGAAAAACGGCTCCGTGGACATCGTCATCGGTACCCACCGCCTCATTTCCGAAGACGTTTCCATCAAGAACCTGGGCCTGGTGGTCATTGACGAGGAACAACGCTTCGGCGTCAAGCACAAGGAAAAATTCAAGGAGCGCTTCAAGGGAATAGACGTGCTCACCCTGTCGGCCACCCCCATTCCCCGCACGCTGTACATTGCCCTGATGGGCGCCAGGGACATGAGTTCCATCGATACGCCGCCCGTCAACAGGCAGCCGGTGCAGACCAGCGTCTGCCCCTATGACGAACGCATCATGAAAAAGGCCATGGAGCGCGAATTGGAGCGCGGGGGCCAGATATTCCTGCTGCACAACCGCGTCAAGACCATCGAGCTGTTCCGGGACAGGATACAGGCCCTGGTCCCCAAGGCGCGCATCGTCATCGGCCACGGACAAATGCCCAAGGACGAGCTGGAAAAGGTCATGAGCTCCTTCGTGCGGGGAGAGGCGGACATTCTGCTGGCCACCACCATCATTGAATCGGGCATAGACATTCCCAACGCCAACACCATCATTATTGACAGGGCGGACCGCTTCGGCCTGGCGGACTTGTACCAGCTCCGCGGCCGCGTGGGCCGCTCAGGGCACCGCGCGTACGCCTACCTCATGCTGCCCAGGACCTCCTCCACTACGGAAGACGCCCGCAAGCGCGTCTCCGCCATCAAACAGTACACGGAACTGGGTTCTGGATTCAAAATAGCCATGCGCGACCTGGAAATCCGCGGAGCGGGCAACCTGCTCGGCACCCAGCAGAGCGGCCACATCGCCGCCATCGGCTTTGACCTGTACTGCCAGCTTCTCCAGCAGTCCATCTCCCACATGCAGGGCAAACATTCCGCACCCAGGGCGGACGCCGCCCTCCGGGCGGATTTCATCGTGAACAGTGAAACGCAGTTTGCGGCCAAATCCCGCAAGGAGTACCTGGGCGCCTTCATTCCGCGGGACTATATCAGCGACGCCCCGCTGCGCATCGCCGCCTACAAGGATTTGGCGGGAGCCCGCACCATCAAGGAGACGGACGCCCTGCTCCGCACCTGGGAAGACCGATTCGGACCTGCACCGGAAACGGTGCATCATCTGCTTGCCGCGCACAAAATCAAGATACTGGCCACCATGGCCAATATATCCATGGTGGAAGTCAGCGGCCAGCGCCTGATGCTTACCCGGAACGGGGATTTCATCCTCCTGTCCAACAAATTTCCGCGCCTGGCGGGAATCACCCCGGCGGAAAAGCTTCAGGAAACCCTGGAAATGCTTAAAAAGATCTAA